One genomic window of Punica granatum isolate Tunisia-2019 chromosome 1, ASM765513v2, whole genome shotgun sequence includes the following:
- the LOC116192034 gene encoding cytochrome c-type biogenesis protein CcmE homolog, mitochondrial-like — translation MAARLALRLRSQLVHTGASTSLRSSISASAARSPALIFTPLYEIPNVQLDASSITASRLLSTARRGPTRPKQVDIGARARQLQNRRLWTYALTFSCIAGFIVIVLNQFQDQLVFYVTPTDAMEKYAANPSKNKFRLGGLVLEGSVAQPASSPEMEFVITDLITDILVRYQGSLPDLFREGHSVVVEGFVKPITDDVKKEVSARSVSGKARSGQCYFSATEVLAKHDEKYMPQEVAAAIEKNKKMLEAGEGSVVGVKAS, via the exons ATGGCCGCGAGACTCGCCCTCCGCCTCAGATCTCAACTCGTCCACACCGGCGCCTCGACCTCCCTCCGATCCTCTATCTCCGCCTCCGCCGCGAGATCCCCTGCCCTCATCTTCACACCGCTCTACGAAATACCCAACGTTCAACTCGACGCCAGCTCAATCACCGCCTCGCGGCTCCTCTCCACGGCCCGGCGCGGCCCGACCCGGCCCAAGCAGGTTGACATCGGGGCCCGCGCGCGGCAGCTCCAGAACCGCCGTCTCTGGACCTATGCCCTGACATTCAGCTGCATAGCAGGGTTCATCGTGATCGTTCTTAACCAATTTCAGGACCAGTTGGTGTTCTATGTGACGCCTACCGATGCCATGGAGAAGTACGCCGCCAATCCTTCGAAGAACAAGTTCCGATTGGGCGGCTTGGTCCTAGAAGGCTCTGTCGCACAGCCTGCTTCATCGCCTGAAATGGAGTTCGTTATCACGGACTTGATCACCGATATCTTGGTCAG GTACCAGGGGTCGTTGCCGGATTTATTCAGGGAAGGGCACTCGGTGGTGGTGGAGGGATTTGTGAAGCCCATCACCGATGACGTCAAGAAGGAAGTGTCTGCTAGGAGTGTTTCAGGGAAAGCCAGAAGCGGGCAGTGCTATTTTTCGGCAACGGAGGTTCTAGCAAAGCACGACGAGAAATACATGCCGCAGGAAGTCGCCGCTGCTAtagagaagaacaagaagatgCTCGAAGCGGGGGAAGGCTCTGTTGTGGGAGTTAAGGCATCATAA